AGAATCGAGGGTACCCAGGCGTCTCTGAGTGATGTTCTCAGCGCGGAGAGCGCCGACGAGCCGATCGAAGACGAGAACCTGCGCGAGGTGAGCAACTACCTCAAAGCCGCGGCGCAAGGCCGCGAGCTGATGGAGACCTGGCCTCTCACGCAGCGATTCTTCTGTGCGCTTCACGCAACCTTGCTCGCGAACGTACGCGGCGAGGAGAAGTTTCCGGGAGAGTTGCGGCGCTCACCTGTGTGGATCGGATCCCCCAATGCGCGCCCTGAGACCGCACGGTTCGTCCCGCCGCACCACGATCGGATCGGCGATCTTCTCGGGGACTGGGAACGCTTCGTCAATGAGCCATCGAGCATGCCGCCGGTGCTGCGCGCGTCACTCATGCACTACCAGTTCGAGACCATCCACCCATTTCTCGACGGCAATGGCCGAATCGGTCGCCTGCTCATCGGGTTCTTGCTCGTCGCCGACGGGGTGCTCAGCACGCCCATCCTGCCGATTTCGGGATACTTCGAACGCAACCGCGATGCTTACTATGACCGCCTGCAATCCGTGCGAGAGCGTGGCGAGATTGAGGAATGGGTCCAGTTCTTCTGCGAAGGCGTCGAACAACAGTCAAATCAGGCTGCCGCTCGAATACGTGCGCTGGTCGAGATCCGCGAACGATATCGGCGAGAGACGATCAATGATCGTTCTGCCCTCACCTCTGTCGTAGACCTCGTCTTCCGCAACCCTGTCGTGACTGTTGCCGCAGTCATGCGCCAAGCTGGCGTCAGCCGACCCGCCGCCTCAGCAGCGCTACGACGCGCAGAGTCCCGCGGCTGGCTGCGCTCGGCAGGGAGATGGGGTCGCGGCGGTCGGGAGCGATGGATCGCAACCGAAGTCTGGGCGGCTGTGTCCAGCGAGAACGCTTTCGAGCACCACTCCAAGGAGGAACGAACATGACCGGCATCTCCGAGGCCGACTGGGAGAACGCGGCCCTCGAGACACTTGCCGAGCCGCTCGGCTGGCAACCGCTCAGGGGGGACCAGATCGCTCTCGGCAGCGGCGAACGCGAGGCGTGGGACGAACTACTGATCCGTCCGCGCCTGCTCGATGCGATGCGCCGGCTCAATCCCGACGTGCCGGTGACCTACCTGCAGCAGGCCGCCGCCGAGATCGCCGCACCGAAATCGCTCGACGCGATCACCGAGAACTACCGCATCCACGAGTACCTCGTCGGCGGCTACCCGCTCAACTACATCGACAGCAACGGCCTCGAGCAGAACCCGCGCATCCGACTGCTCGGCGCGCCCGAACAAAACGACTGGCTGGCCGTCAACCAGGTCACGATCCGCCAAGGTGACCTGCACCGCCGGTTCGACATCGTGCTGTACGTGAACGGCATGCCGCTGAGCATCGTCGAGCTGAAGAAGGCCGGCTCGACCTCGACGGGCGTCGCCCCGGCACACGCCCAACTGCAGACCTACCTGCGCGAGTTCCCGATGGCGTTCCGGTTCTGCGTCTTCACGCTCGCCAGCGACGGGCTCGATGCCAAGTACGGCACCCCGTTCACGCCGCTCAATCACTTTGCGCCCTGGAACGTCGATGATGACGGCGCACCGCTCACCCAGCCGCGCATCGAAGGCGCGGTCGACGTTCTACCGCTCGACGACGCACTCAACGGCCTTTATAGCCAGAAGCGCTTTCTGCAGCTCACCCGCAACTTCACCGCCTTCGACGAAGGATCCGAAGGGCTCGTCAAGCGCATCGCGAAGCCGCACCAATACTTCGCCGTAACGAAAGCGGTCGACACCACGATCCAGGCGGTGGAGACGAACGGCAAGGCCGGAGTCGTGTGGCACACCCAGGGCTCGGGCAAGTCGATGGAGATGGAGTTGTACACGAACCTCGTGTCGCGGCATCCGAAGCTCAAGAACCCCACCGTCATCGTCGTGACCGATCGCAATGAACTCGACGGACAACTGTTCGAAACGTTCGACCGCAGCTTGCTGCTCGCCGAGAAGCCGGTTCAAGTGCGCGAGCGCGCGCAACTGCGCGACGAGCTGAGTCAGCGTGTCACGGGCGGCATCTACTTCACAACCCTGCAGAAATTCGGGCTGACGGATGCGGAGAAGCAGGCGGGGGCGCAGCATCCGCTGCTCACCGATCGACGAAACGTGATCGTGATCGTCGACGAAGCGCACCGCAGCCATTACGACGATCTCGACGGCTACGCTCGCCACTTGCGCGATGCGCTGCCGAACGCGACTCTCATTGCGTTCACGGGTACGCCGATCTCGTTCGCCGAGCGCGACACCCGCGCAGTTTTTGGTGACTACATCGATATCTACGACCTGACCCGAGCAGTCGACGACGGCGCGACCGTGCCTGTCTACTTCGAGCCGCGGCTCATCAAGGTGTCGTTCGCCGACGATACAACCGAGCAAGACATCGATCGCGCCGCCGACGAGTACACGCTCGGCCTCGACGACACCGAGCGGGCACGAATCGAGGCATCCGTCGCCGTTGTCAACGCGGTGTACGGATCGCCCGAGCGCATCGAGACCCTTGCGAGGGACCTCGTCACCCACTGGGAAGAACGCCGCGCCCGCATGACTCCTTTCCTCGAATCCCCTGGGAAGGCGCTCATCGTCGGAGGGACGCGTGAGATCTGCGCGCGGTTGTATTCGGCGATCGTGGCGTTGCGCCCCGACTGGCACTCCGACGCCCTCGACGGCGGCAAGATCAAGGTCGTCTACTCCGGATCGGCGACTGACCAGCCGCCCGTCAGCGACCACGTGCGGCGCGATTCGGCAAACAACGCAATCAAGGATCGACTGAAGGATTCTTCGGACGAGCTGGAACTCGTCATCGTCAAAGACATGATGCTGACCGGCTTCGACGCACCGCCGCTGCACACGCTCTATCTGGATCGCCCGCTGAAAGGCGCACTGCTGATGCAGACTCTGGCGCGAGTGAATCGCACGTTCGAGGGCAAGGAGGACGGCCTGCTCGTCGCATACGCACCGCTCGCGGACAACCTCGCCAAGGCACTTTCGGAGTACACGACTTCCGACCAGCAGAACCGGCCCGTTGGCCGCGATGTCGACGAGGCAGTGCAGATCGCGACCGAACTGGTCGCACAGATTCGCGAGATGCTCGCCGGTTGTGACTGGCGTGCCCTCATCCGACGCGGCGGACCGCGGGCGATGTTCGTTGCCGCGACGACCGCGACGAACTTCCTGCGGGATGCCGCGAACCCGCTCAACGACCCTGAACTCGGCGCCGACCGGCTCGCGAATCGCTATCGTGCCGCGAGCGGCCAGCTCGCTCGCGCGTGGGCCCTGAGCTCGGGCAGAGCGGGGCTCGCCGAACTGCACGATGAGATCGCCTTCTACGAAGAAGTGCGTGTCTGGATGGCGAAGTTCGATGCCATGGAACGGCAGGCGCGCGACGAGCCGGTGCCCGAGGAGATCGAGCGCCTGCTGAGCAGCCTGGTAGCCGAGGCGATGTCGACAGGCGACGTGCTCGACATCTACGATGCCGCCGGGCTGCCGCGACTCTCGCTCGACGATCTCGGCCCGGAGTTCCTCGCAAAGGCGCAGGCAGCGCCGAACGTGCACCTGGCGATCGAGGCGCTGCGCAAGTCGCTTGTCGACGCCGGGTCTGGCGTAACGCAAGGGAACCTGATCCGCCAGCGCGCGTTCTCGGAGCGCATAGCCGAGATCATGATGCGGTACACCAACCAGCAACTGTCTGCGGCAGAGGTCATCGCGGAACTGATCGAGCTCGCGAAGGAGGTCGCCGACGAGGCATCCCGTGGTGCACATTTTTCGCCGCCGCTCTCGAACGACGAACTTGCGTTCTACGACGCCGTGGCGCAAAACGGGTCTGCCGTCGCGGTCCAGGGGGAGGAAGTCCTAGCGCAGATCGCGCGAGAGCTCGTGGCGGTGATGCGCCGTGACGTGCGCACCGACTGGACGGTGCGCGACGACGTGCGCGCGAAGCTACGTTCATCGATCAAGCGGCTGCTCGTCAAGTACAAGTACCCGCCGGACAAGCAGCCCGGGGCCATCAAGCTGGTAATGGACCAGATGGAGTCGATGGCGCCGCGGTACGCCGACGAACGGCGGCCGGGCGGCACATGAACCGGCGGCAGCTTCCTCGGCTTTAGAGTGTGCGCAGCGCTGCGTCGAGCGGATTCCTAACGAGGCAGCCGGTCGCGCTCGCGCACGAAGTCGATCAACTCGGGCTCGCGTCCGGGCCACGTCAGCGCGGACGCCGCCGCGGGAGCCGTTGCGATCACTCTTCCGTGTGCGACCACGTGCGTCGGCCGCACCTGACGGCGGATGACGTCGAACGCATCCGAGGCTGGAAGGACCACGAAACTGGCGGGCCGTCCAACCTCGATCCCGTACCCGTCGCCCAACCCGAGCACGGCCGCCGGCCGGTCGGTGATCATTCGGAAGCACTCGGCGATCTCGGCCGGTGAGGTCAGCTGGGTTGCGACTGCTCCGACGTAGGCCACCAAGACCGCGTTCCCCGTTCCCATCGGAAACCACGGATCCATGATGTCGTCGTTGCCGAAGGCCACATTCACGCCCGCGGCCAGCAACTCCTTTACCTGAGTGAGTCCGCGTCGCTTTGGATACCCCTCAAAGCGGCCCTGTAGGTGGAGGTTTACCACGGGATTGCAGACGAGATTGATGCCTGAGCGTGCGATGATGCGATGCAGTTTGTAACTGTATGCCGCATTGTACGAACCCATCGCCGTCGTGTGGCTCGCGGTCACCCGGTCGCGCAGACCGCTGCGCTGCGCTCTCGTCGCGAGTACCTCGATGAAGCGGGACTGCTCGTCATCGATCTCGTCGCAATGGGCATCGATCCGCAGCCCGTAGCGCTCGGCGATGTCCATCGCCGTGTCGATCGAGCCGACGCCGTCTTCACGGGTGTCTTCGAAGTGAGGGATGGCACCGATCACGTCCACTCCGCGCCGAGCCGCCTCTTCCAGAAGTTCTCCGCCGCCTGGGAAGGAGACAACGCCTTCCTGCGGAAAAGCGACCAGCTGCAGGCCGATGACATCCTTGACGCGCTCACGTACCTCGAGCAGTGCATCGAGTGCGACCAGGCTGCGATCGGTCACGTCGACATGGCTGCGCACGTGGAGCGTACCGTTCGCCGCGTACCAGCGGAGCACCTCCTCGGCACGCGAGATGACATCGTCGCGGCTCAGCATGGGCTTGCGCTCCGACCAACAAGCGATTCCCTCCCAGAGCGTGCCGCTCTCGTTCCAGCGCGGTTCGCCGGCCGTGAGCGTCGCATCCAGGTGCACGTGCGGCTCAACGTAAGGCGCGTTGACCAGTGCGCCGTTTGCGTCGATGACCTGCTTCGCCTGCGGCGGCACCTCGGATGCCGGCGCAATCGCCACGAAGCGACCGGCATCGACTTGGATGTCAACAGGCGCGGTGCGGTCGACGAGTCGAGCCCCGCGGACAACCAGGTCGATCATGAACGTGTTCCGTTTTGTGCCGCTGCCATGAGCGACATCGTCTCATACGCGATCGTCGCTGCAGCCAATGCGGTGATCTCGGCGTGATCGTACGCCGGGCTCACCTCCACCACGTCGACACCGACCAGTTGGCCGCCCGGCAGAGCGCGCAGAAGCGTCAGCAGCTCCCGAGACGTGAATCCGCCCATCTCTGGCGTGCCTGTGCCCGGCGCGAATGCTGGGTCCAGCACATCGATGTCAACAGACAAATACAGCGCCGTGTCACCGACCCGCTCCAGAACGCGACGGATGACCTCCTCGACGCCGAGCCTGTCGAAATCGCTGGCGCGGATCGTGGAGAAGCCGAACCCGGCATCCGCTACAAGATCCTGCGCATCGTAAAGCGGCCCCCGGATGCCGACGTGGATCGACGAGCCCTTCAAGAGCAGTCCCTCTTCGAATGCGCGGCGGAACACGGTGCCATGCGTTCGATCCGCGCCGAAGTAGCTATCCCAGGTGTCCAGGTGCGCATCGAAGTGGATCAGGGCTACCGGGCCGTGCTTTCGAGCGATCGCACGCAGCGTGCCCAGCGCGATCGTGTGGTCACCGCCGAGGGTGACGAGTCTCTGCCCCGCGGCGATCAAACCGCTTGCCGCATCGTCGATCTGCTGGAGCGCCTCATCGATGTTGTACGGATTGCACGGCACGTCGCCGGCGTCGACCGCCTGCAGCACACTGAACGGCGCCACGTCGAGCTCCGGGTTAAACGCCGGCCGCAGATTGCGTGACGCCTGACGGATTGCCGACGGCCCGAATCGCGCACCAGGTCTGAACGAGACGCCGCCGTCGAACGGCGCGCCGAGAATTGCCACATCGTAGTTTGCCACCTCATCGATGCGCGGCAGCCGGGCGAACGTCGGCGCCCCCGCGTAGCGTGGGATTTTGGTGCCGTCAGCTGGCGGAATGATGTCGTGCGCATCCATGTTCGTTCACATTTCTGGTTGGGGGAATACTCGGGGCGTCAGCCCGAGCGAACGCGTGTGCTGCGCGATTTCTCCGGCCGTTGTGATCCACAGGTCATCCCATTCACTCATCTGATCGATGAGCGTCTCGAGCGTGCGAAGCCGGCCCAACCGCCCGCTGAGGAACGGATGCGCCGTCAGCGCGAAGCATCCGCCGTACCGGTGCGATTCGGTCAATTCCGCGCTCCACATCGACAGTGCCTTGGCCGGATCCTCAATCAGTCCGGAACCGAACACCTCGGGCACATAGGCGTATTGTTCCCAGTCGTCTAGCGACCACGAGACGGGGATTTCGATCAGGGAACGGGCGCCGTCGTGCGGGTGCTCGGCGAGTTCGTAGGGAACGTCGGAATCCATGAGGCTCGAGTCGTATAGGAATCCGCGATCGAGCAAGAGACCGGCTGTGGCATAGGTTGTTTCCCACATCGGCGCCCGGTAGCCGATCGGACGAACCCCTGCAACGCGTTCCAATGCGTCGAGGCCGCGATCGAGGACATCCGCTTCCTGTTGTACCGACATTCCTTGGATCGCCTCGTGCAGGTAACCGTGGTGCGCAATCTCGTGGCCCTCGTCGCGCACGCGGCGGAGGAGATCCGGATAACGCTCTGCCGTGTACCCGGGGCAGAAGAACGTTGCCTGCAGGCCTCGCCGCTTCAACATTGCGAGGATGCGCGGCATGCCGGTGACCGCTCCATATGCCTGATGCGACATGACAGATAGCCGGGTGCGGTTCTGCGGGTTCGCCGTGAGCACGACGGACTCGTCATCCATGTCGAAGCCAAGTGTCATGGCGGAGCGCATTGCGCCCGGCCAGTCGATCGGATCGGCGGGGCGCGTTGCATCCCGCCCCTCTGGTGTCACCTCTTCGGAAGTCACTTCGTCGCCGGCTCCAACGCGTCCGATCGTGACGTGATCGCCAGCCCGATCCAGTAGGCGAGGCCCGCGATGACTGCGCCTGCCAGCCAGGACAGGTCGATGCCGCCCAGTGCCGTCGCGCCGAAGCCTTGAAGCCAGCTCGGCACCGCATATTCGAAGTTCCAGGTGGCGATGATGCCGAGCACGAACGCGATGATCGCGGGCCAGGAGATATCTGGAATGGCCTTCGATCGTGGCGGCTCGAAAAGCGCAGGAACGTCGATGGTCCCCTTTTTCACGCCGTAGAAGTGGATGAGCATGATGGTTGCCCATGGTGCGACCCAAGTCACGAGCCCGCTGAGCCAGCCATCCAGACTCGAGGCGAAGTCTCCGTTCAGGATCAGGTAGATGTTGAAGATCAGCGCCAGCACACCGACGCCGTAGCTCAGTTTGCGGCGGTCGATATTCCAATCCAAGGTGAGTGCGGAGAGACTGCACGAGTAGATGTTCAACACGTTGGTCGCAATCGGTCCGTGAATGACGAGAAAGATCACCGGAATCGCCAACCACCCGAACGCGTCGACGACGAGTTGCCCAGGGTCTACGGTCTGCGAGATCGTCGCCAGCGTTGCGCCGAAGATGCCGAGCCACACCGTCGGGATGAACTGCCCCAGCACGCTGCCGAAATACAGCTTGGCGCGGGAAACGGAGGGAGAGACGAATCGCGAATAGTCGGATGCGTATGCGAACCAGGTAATGCCCCAACCAATACCGATCGCGGTCATCAGCGTCGTTGCCGAACTCCACAGCGCCACGCCGTCGAGACCCTTACCGCTGTAGTTCCAATGGACTCCTGAACTGGTCCACGCGACCACGGTCATCACCAGGAGCACGGCAAGTGTGATCGGCACCGTCCAGCGCTCGAATCGGGCGATGGCGCGGAAGCCGACCGCGGCCAGCCAAACCTGGAGGCCCATGATGATCACCGCGACGATGATCTTGAACGGCAGGCCACCGTTGAAGCCGAGTTTTGCGAACAGCGCTACGACCAGGTCCAAGATGATCCAGGTGTTGATGGCGCACCAGCCGATCGCGAGAAGGCCCTGCAGCAGAGCCGGAAAATAAGCGCCGCGCCGACCGAATGCGCTGCGGGAGAGCACCATTTGGCTGACAGCAGTGCGCTGGCCCATAAGGACGAAGAATCCGAAGGTGGCCATCCCGATGATGTTGCCGGTCACCAGGATGAGAATCGTCTGGAAGAGGCTCAGCCCGAGGTTGATGCCAAGGGCGCCGAGCACCCAGTTGATCGGAGCGACGTTCGCGCCGCACCAGATCCAGAATTGGTGGGAGACGGTGGAGGTTCTTGCGTTTTCGGGCACCGGCATGAGCGAATGCTCTGCCGCCTCGGTTGTTTGCAGATCATCATTGACCAACGACACGGGTCCTCCTGCGTTTGGGGTGTGCTCAGTATTCACCCGCCATGTACGATGCGTCAATAAGTATTTTCATATATGGTAAGTGCGTTCAACACGAGTGTTTGCAGATGCTGGATCCGATCAGATCGACTGACCTCTGTCCGACACGCGGCAGGTCGGGACAGTGAGCGGAGGCAGCAATGACCGAACCGCAGGACCTGTCCCGGGGCGGTGTGACCGACGAGCGCGTCGGGCATCGCATCCGACAGCTCCGCAGAGCGAAGGGCCTGTCTTCGAAAGAACTCGCCGCGCGTGCAGGGTTGACCGCGTCCTACATCAGTCGCATCGAGAACGCCAAGGTCAGCCCGACCGTTGCCACCGTCGGCAAGCTCGTCCAGGCCATGGGCGAGAGCTTCGCAAGCCTGTTCGATGACGCGCAAGCGTCAGGTCCCGTCGTGCGCGCCGGCGACCGGCACCCGCTGCACAGTCGAGGCGTCGACGACTTCCGCGTGACCCCTGCCTGGGCATCGCGGCTTGTCGTCATGGAATCGCTCATCGGCCCGGGGCAGGCCAGCGGTGCCCAACCGCATACGCATCCGGGCGACGAGGAGTGCGTTCTGGTTCTTGACGGTCAACTGACAGTGTGGCTGGACAACCGCGAATACCTTCTTGGTCCCGGAGATTCCGCGACCTATCTGTGTCGGCTTCCACATCGTTGGAGAAATGTCAGCACCGGCTCGAGCCGCGTTCTGTGGATCATCACGCCGGCGATTTACTGAGCACTCCGCTGACGGGTGACCAGAACCGGACATGCCTATCGGTTGACGTAGCCCAGGTGCAGCTCGTTATACCGGTCGCCTTGAACTCCCAGTCGACTGGTCAGCGAGTCAAGATCAGCGACCTCGTCGGCGGACAGTGCGACAGTGGTTGAGCCGGCGTTCTCCTCAATCCGCGACGTGCGCCGGGTGCCCGGGATCGGGGTGATCCAGGGCTGTTGGGCGAGCAACCATGCCAGGGCGATCTGTCCGGGAGTGGCGCCCTTGTCGTTCGCGAGTTCGGAGACGCGCTCAACGATGGCGTGATTCGCATCCCGATTCTCCGGGGTGAACCGGGGGATAGTCGTTCGTACGTCCCCGTCGGCGAATGTGGTTGATGCGTCTACGGCGCCCGTCAGGAACCCCTTTCCGAGCGGGCTGAATGGTACGAAGCCGATGCCGAGTTCCGTCAGTGTCGGCAGGATCTCCGGCTCCGGGTCTCGCGTCCACAGCGAGTACTCGCTCTGGAGCGCCGTGACCGGGAAGACTGCGTGGGCGGCTCGGATGGTCGCGGCCGCAGCTTCGGACAGTCCGAAATGGCGCACCTTGCCTGCCTGGACGAGGTCGCCGACCGTGCCGGCGACGTCCTCGATGGGGACGTTCGGGTCGACGCGGTGCTGGTAGAAGAGATCGATGACGTCTGTGCGCAGCCGGCGAAGGGATTCGTCTGCGACGCGCCTGATGCGCTCAGGGCGGCTGTCGAGGCCGACGGATTTGCCGTCGTCGATCTTCCAGCCGAATTTGGTCGCGATCACGACCTGGTCGCGAACCGGCTCCAAGGCTTCGCCGACGAGTTCCTCGTTGACGAAGGGCCCGTACACCTCGGCGGTGTCGAAGAAGGTGACGCCGCAGTCGAGGGCGCTGCGTAGGACACGGATCATATCGTCGCGGTCGCCCGGATTGGGCCCGTAGCTCTGGGACATGCCCATGGCACCCAATCCGATCGCGGAGACTTCGAGGCCTTGGCCGAGGGTTCGTGTGTGCATGGTGACTTCCATTTCTTCGGGTTCTTGGTCGGCTACTGGCGGCGGCGCCTGACGGCGACCAGTTCGTGCTGTCCATAGCTGTTGTCATCCGGATTGATGGTCACACCGGGTGCGACGAGCTCGTCGATGCGGTCGAGGACGTCCGCGGACAGCGTCACATTCGCGGCAGGCAAGTACGACTCCAACTGCTCCATCGTGCGCGGGCCGACGATCGCGGAGGTGACGCCGGGGTGATTGATGACGAACGCTATCGCCAGCTCGATCAGGGTGAGCCCGGACTGCTCGGCGAGCAGCGCAAGTTCCTCCACGACGTCAAGTTTGCGCTGGTTCGCCGGCGTGCTCATGTCGAAGCGCGCGCTCGGGCGTGCGTGCGACGTGGGAGCCGAGGCGGAATCCTTCCGCCACCGGCCCGATAGCCAGCCGCCGCCTAGCGGACTGTACGTCAGTGCGCCCATGCCGTACCGCTGAACCGTGGGGAGGATGTCCTCCTCGATGCCCCTGACGAGGATCGAGTATGGCGGTTGCTCGGTCACGAACCGCTCCAAATTGCGCTCGCGAGATGCCCACTGCGCTTCGACGATCTGGGACCCAGCGTATGAAGATGAGCCGAGGTAGCGGACCTTGCCCTGGTGCACCAGGTCGCTGAGCGCACCGAGGGTCTCCTCCACGTCCGTGT
The Rathayibacter sp. SW19 DNA segment above includes these coding regions:
- a CDS encoding Fic family protein; amino-acid sequence: MFDSNKKNEPMRTDLYVSTRFGELTTNPTGAWTHPYFLPRRIPRELTLGAESMAAVSRADLALGRLSGLAMLVNDPELLLGPAMAQEALSSSRIEGTQASLSDVLSAESADEPIEDENLREVSNYLKAAAQGRELMETWPLTQRFFCALHATLLANVRGEEKFPGELRRSPVWIGSPNARPETARFVPPHHDRIGDLLGDWERFVNEPSSMPPVLRASLMHYQFETIHPFLDGNGRIGRLLIGFLLVADGVLSTPILPISGYFERNRDAYYDRLQSVRERGEIEEWVQFFCEGVEQQSNQAAARIRALVEIRERYRRETINDRSALTSVVDLVFRNPVVTVAAVMRQAGVSRPAASAALRRAESRGWLRSAGRWGRGGRERWIATEVWAAVSSENAFEHHSKEERT
- a CDS encoding type I restriction endonuclease subunit R — translated: MTGISEADWENAALETLAEPLGWQPLRGDQIALGSGEREAWDELLIRPRLLDAMRRLNPDVPVTYLQQAAAEIAAPKSLDAITENYRIHEYLVGGYPLNYIDSNGLEQNPRIRLLGAPEQNDWLAVNQVTIRQGDLHRRFDIVLYVNGMPLSIVELKKAGSTSTGVAPAHAQLQTYLREFPMAFRFCVFTLASDGLDAKYGTPFTPLNHFAPWNVDDDGAPLTQPRIEGAVDVLPLDDALNGLYSQKRFLQLTRNFTAFDEGSEGLVKRIAKPHQYFAVTKAVDTTIQAVETNGKAGVVWHTQGSGKSMEMELYTNLVSRHPKLKNPTVIVVTDRNELDGQLFETFDRSLLLAEKPVQVRERAQLRDELSQRVTGGIYFTTLQKFGLTDAEKQAGAQHPLLTDRRNVIVIVDEAHRSHYDDLDGYARHLRDALPNATLIAFTGTPISFAERDTRAVFGDYIDIYDLTRAVDDGATVPVYFEPRLIKVSFADDTTEQDIDRAADEYTLGLDDTERARIEASVAVVNAVYGSPERIETLARDLVTHWEERRARMTPFLESPGKALIVGGTREICARLYSAIVALRPDWHSDALDGGKIKVVYSGSATDQPPVSDHVRRDSANNAIKDRLKDSSDELELVIVKDMMLTGFDAPPLHTLYLDRPLKGALLMQTLARVNRTFEGKEDGLLVAYAPLADNLAKALSEYTTSDQQNRPVGRDVDEAVQIATELVAQIREMLAGCDWRALIRRGGPRAMFVAATTATNFLRDAANPLNDPELGADRLANRYRAASGQLARAWALSSGRAGLAELHDEIAFYEEVRVWMAKFDAMERQARDEPVPEEIERLLSSLVAEAMSTGDVLDIYDAAGLPRLSLDDLGPEFLAKAQAAPNVHLAIEALRKSLVDAGSGVTQGNLIRQRAFSERIAEIMMRYTNQQLSAAEVIAELIELAKEVADEASRGAHFSPPLSNDELAFYDAVAQNGSAVAVQGEEVLAQIARELVAVMRRDVRTDWTVRDDVRAKLRSSIKRLLVKYKYPPDKQPGAIKLVMDQMESMAPRYADERRPGGT
- the codA gene encoding cytosine deaminase — encoded protein: MIDLVVRGARLVDRTAPVDIQVDAGRFVAIAPASEVPPQAKQVIDANGALVNAPYVEPHVHLDATLTAGEPRWNESGTLWEGIACWSERKPMLSRDDVISRAEEVLRWYAANGTLHVRSHVDVTDRSLVALDALLEVRERVKDVIGLQLVAFPQEGVVSFPGGGELLEEAARRGVDVIGAIPHFEDTREDGVGSIDTAMDIAERYGLRIDAHCDEIDDEQSRFIEVLATRAQRSGLRDRVTASHTTAMGSYNAAYSYKLHRIIARSGINLVCNPVVNLHLQGRFEGYPKRRGLTQVKELLAAGVNVAFGNDDIMDPWFPMGTGNAVLVAYVGAVATQLTSPAEIAECFRMITDRPAAVLGLGDGYGIEVGRPASFVVLPASDAFDVIRRQVRPTHVVAHGRVIATAPAAASALTWPGREPELIDFVRERDRLPR
- the speB gene encoding agmatinase; amino-acid sequence: MDAHDIIPPADGTKIPRYAGAPTFARLPRIDEVANYDVAILGAPFDGGVSFRPGARFGPSAIRQASRNLRPAFNPELDVAPFSVLQAVDAGDVPCNPYNIDEALQQIDDAASGLIAAGQRLVTLGGDHTIALGTLRAIARKHGPVALIHFDAHLDTWDSYFGADRTHGTVFRRAFEEGLLLKGSSIHVGIRGPLYDAQDLVADAGFGFSTIRASDFDRLGVEEVIRRVLERVGDTALYLSVDIDVLDPAFAPGTGTPEMGGFTSRELLTLLRALPGGQLVGVDVVEVSPAYDHAEITALAAATIAYETMSLMAAAQNGTRS
- a CDS encoding polysaccharide deacetylase family protein, with the translated sequence MTSEEVTPEGRDATRPADPIDWPGAMRSAMTLGFDMDDESVVLTANPQNRTRLSVMSHQAYGAVTGMPRILAMLKRRGLQATFFCPGYTAERYPDLLRRVRDEGHEIAHHGYLHEAIQGMSVQQEADVLDRGLDALERVAGVRPIGYRAPMWETTYATAGLLLDRGFLYDSSLMDSDVPYELAEHPHDGARSLIEIPVSWSLDDWEQYAYVPEVFGSGLIEDPAKALSMWSAELTESHRYGGCFALTAHPFLSGRLGRLRTLETLIDQMSEWDDLWITTAGEIAQHTRSLGLTPRVFPQPEM
- a CDS encoding purine-cytosine permease family protein, whose product is MSLVNDDLQTTEAAEHSLMPVPENARTSTVSHQFWIWCGANVAPINWVLGALGINLGLSLFQTILILVTGNIIGMATFGFFVLMGQRTAVSQMVLSRSAFGRRGAYFPALLQGLLAIGWCAINTWIILDLVVALFAKLGFNGGLPFKIIVAVIIMGLQVWLAAVGFRAIARFERWTVPITLAVLLVMTVVAWTSSGVHWNYSGKGLDGVALWSSATTLMTAIGIGWGITWFAYASDYSRFVSPSVSRAKLYFGSVLGQFIPTVWLGIFGATLATISQTVDPGQLVVDAFGWLAIPVIFLVIHGPIATNVLNIYSCSLSALTLDWNIDRRKLSYGVGVLALIFNIYLILNGDFASSLDGWLSGLVTWVAPWATIMLIHFYGVKKGTIDVPALFEPPRSKAIPDISWPAIIAFVLGIIATWNFEYAVPSWLQGFGATALGGIDLSWLAGAVIAGLAYWIGLAITSRSDALEPATK
- a CDS encoding helix-turn-helix domain-containing protein — translated: MTEPQDLSRGGVTDERVGHRIRQLRRAKGLSSKELAARAGLTASYISRIENAKVSPTVATVGKLVQAMGESFASLFDDAQASGPVVRAGDRHPLHSRGVDDFRVTPAWASRLVVMESLIGPGQASGAQPHTHPGDEECVLVLDGQLTVWLDNREYLLGPGDSATYLCRLPHRWRNVSTGSSRVLWIITPAIY
- a CDS encoding aldo/keto reductase, which produces MHTRTLGQGLEVSAIGLGAMGMSQSYGPNPGDRDDMIRVLRSALDCGVTFFDTAEVYGPFVNEELVGEALEPVRDQVVIATKFGWKIDDGKSVGLDSRPERIRRVADESLRRLRTDVIDLFYQHRVDPNVPIEDVAGTVGDLVQAGKVRHFGLSEAAAATIRAAHAVFPVTALQSEYSLWTRDPEPEILPTLTELGIGFVPFSPLGKGFLTGAVDASTTFADGDVRTTIPRFTPENRDANHAIVERVSELANDKGATPGQIALAWLLAQQPWITPIPGTRRTSRIEENAGSTTVALSADEVADLDSLTSRLGVQGDRYNELHLGYVNR
- a CDS encoding aldo/keto reductase, with the translated sequence MDYRYLGRTGVQVSPLCLGAMMFGPWGNDDRSDSIRIIHRALDSGINFIDTADVYSGGISEEIVGESLEGRRDDVFLATKFFMPMGDDLGHCGGSRRWIIREVENSLRRLRTDYIDLYQVHRPSPDTDVEETLGALSDLVHQGKVRYLGSSSYAGSQIVEAQWASRERNLERFVTEQPPYSILVRGIEEDILPTVQRYGMGALTYSPLGGGWLSGRWRKDSASAPTSHARPSARFDMSTPANQRKLDVVEELALLAEQSGLTLIELAIAFVINHPGVTSAIVGPRTMEQLESYLPAANVTLSADVLDRIDELVAPGVTINPDDNSYGQHELVAVRRRRQ